From one Rubrobacter xylanophilus genomic stretch:
- the thyX gene encoding FAD-dependent thymidylate synthase, whose translation METTGLAEELFEELGGTVEEGFPAIHSPVHRTGSGTPYLRAPGVVMISRPRVGLAGLAGFLEGFDRELRFTGYLADPVRLPDSSQLCKTAGQTCYMSFGPRRTKNADAAGYFERLTSAGHGSVLEHASFGFLLYGVSRSVTHELVRHRAGTAFSQVSQRYVAGNVLRFVERPEYQEDEELHRLFEERIDRARAEYEELADRLLRRQEAGEEHLAADRATDARKKVQQTSRSLLPNETEAPMVFTANVRALRHIVEMRADAHAETEIRNLAVRLFLCLRRADPILFGDYRIVRLPDGTFTVTTEHRKA comes from the coding sequence GTGGAGACCACCGGGCTTGCCGAGGAGCTGTTCGAGGAGCTGGGCGGGACGGTAGAGGAGGGGTTCCCGGCGATCCACAGCCCGGTCCATCGCACGGGGTCCGGGACTCCCTATCTCAGGGCCCCGGGCGTCGTCATGATCTCCCGTCCGCGGGTCGGGCTGGCGGGGCTCGCCGGGTTCCTGGAGGGCTTCGATCGGGAGCTGCGGTTCACCGGGTACCTGGCGGACCCCGTGCGGCTCCCCGACTCCTCCCAGCTCTGCAAAACCGCCGGCCAGACGTGTTACATGAGCTTCGGCCCCCGGCGGACGAAAAACGCTGACGCCGCAGGGTACTTCGAACGGCTCACCTCGGCGGGGCACGGCAGCGTGCTGGAGCACGCCAGCTTCGGCTTCCTTCTATATGGCGTGAGCCGCAGCGTCACCCACGAGCTGGTCCGGCACCGGGCCGGCACCGCCTTCTCCCAGGTCAGCCAGCGCTACGTCGCGGGGAACGTGCTCCGCTTCGTGGAACGACCGGAATACCAAGAGGACGAAGAGCTTCACCGACTCTTCGAGGAGCGGATAGACCGCGCCCGGGCCGAGTACGAGGAGCTGGCCGATCGGCTGCTGCGACGGCAGGAGGCTGGAGAGGAGCACCTCGCGGCGGACCGCGCCACCGACGCCCGCAAGAAGGTCCAGCAGACCTCCCGCTCGCTCCTGCCAAACGAGACCGAGGCCCCGATGGTCTTCACCGCCAACGTACGGGCCCTGCGGCACATCGTCGAGATGCGTGCCGACGCGCACGCGGAGACCGAGATCCGCAACCTCGCCGTCCGACTCTTCCTCTGTCTGCGCCGCGCCGATCCCATCCTCTTCGGTGACTACCGGATCGTTCGGCTCCCCGACGGCACCTTCACCGTGACCACCGAGCACAGAAAGGCCTGA